From the Corynebacterium sp. P3-F1 genome, the window CGAAGAGCCCGAAGTCTTGGGCAGATTGGGGGATCGACACTGTGAGTTCCTTCTGGTGCTACCTATTTATGCGTTCGTGCGGCTGAGGACAGCGAAAGTCTGCTTGGAAAATTCTTCCTCGACCTCCCAGTACTGCACCTCGATGTTGGAATTGCCAAGGTCCTGAAGAGTCTGCACGAGCGGGCCTTCACCCCACTGCTTAGCGTTAGCTTCAGTATCGAAGAGGTAGAAGGAGGCACCGCGTCCCTCACCCGGTTGCGAGGTCCAGACC encodes:
- a CDS encoding YdhR family protein — encoded protein: MSTLLSVTFDSPYEFTDQKIREGFEQAIPDLQQLPGLVWKVWTSQPGEGRGASFYLFDTEANAKQWGEGPLVQTLQDLGNSNIEVQYWEVEEEFSKQTFAVLSRTNA